Below is a genomic region from Ziziphus jujuba cultivar Dongzao chromosome 7, ASM3175591v1.
ttaataataattatatatataatgccaaaaatatattatctatTACATTAAcatgatataatatttatataaaattgtttgaaatattaatttattttttatagttgcTACAACATCTATAGGTTACTTATAGGTATATAATAACTGACTAACATAGGCATTTTTTTGTTGAAGCCAAAATATTTCTAGCTTctcaaaattgtatttaaatattaaattaaactatTATCAGATTTTTtcctaataaagaaacaaatataactTAAATAATTGAGAATTGTATTGAATACATTAGATAATAGAACTTTTAATTACATCTGGTACAAGTTATAACATCcttgtaattataaaattagtttGGTCCAACAATATGACTATAGGTAGAATTTACTGTAATTAAAAGGATCAAATGTAAGTTAAACTGGGGAGTCATATAACACATTTTTGCTACTGAATATTACATGATGCACAATGCACACGAACATATCAAAAGATACATTATCACTAAAACTGCACAACTACATAATTATGAGAAGGTTAAAAGAATAGGTATTGCTTACATACTTCCTAAGGAAATCCATGTTATTCTACCAACATAATAGAACTAATGCTGTAATACACAACTGGTTTTTACACCAAAGGATGAAGAGTATTGATCTTAAGCTGTAGGCATGTAAGTGTCTTCATCCAACAATGCTTCAAGATCAATTAGGTCATCATCAAAATCAGCTGTTTCTGAATTATTTGGATCTGTATCAAATTgaacctaaaacaaaaatgggaaataaaaaatttaaaaaaagaaattaaaagaactgaattaaatattaaaacttcATTATTAAGATTATGGATTTATGTGACTATCATGTACCATTTACATTTATGCAATTATGGCTAAGGACACGAACTAAATCTATTGAAAGAAATGTCTTAAAAGACAATGAAGTGATTACCTTGGTCCCCTGAAACTCGGAAACAACGTTTAGCAGCCTACGATATTGGTCTCTTGCCTCAGGATACTGAACCATCGACTTCACCCTATTAAGTGCTTTTTGCAACCTTACCTCTGCTTGCTTCCTGCCTTCTTTTAGgaaatcatcatcatcttctttagAGAGTGAATTTTCTTTGCTGGGACCTTCAGTTAATGCTTCTGACTTGAACCCACGCAAACCACTTCCTTTTCTTCTCCAACGTAAAATAATTTTCTCCACAATTCCCACTGACCATGTTATCTTTCTGTAGTTTTTCCTGACCTGGTGGCCTCTTACATGGGCCTTTTGTCAATAAAGCTAAAAGTTACTTTCCTGAATTGCATATAGAtaaatgcttttaaaaaaaaaaaagaaagaaagaaagaaagaaagaaaatatgagCAGAAacgccaaaaagaaaaaagaatggaacAGAATCATCTACCTGAATTTTGACAATTCGCTGCCGGATTATTAAAAAATCTTTTCTACCCTTCCAACTACGGAATTTGTTTTGTATCCTTATGGCAGCAGCATTGACATGCTCATCATGCTGTCCCTGTTTGGCAGACTTAACTGCAATAAGTGACAGAGCTTGCTCATCTGACATACCAAATTTATCATCACCATACTCTTTCAACTGTTTCCTTTGGAAGGACTGCACTCTGAAAACTTGATGAATTCGAGCAGCAGCTTGGGTCGCATTGCATACTGCAGCTAATGAATCCTTCAAGGACAACCGATCATTTAAATCACCATCCTTAACAGGAGTTGCAACTCTTTCTGAAACTGTATGCACTGCCTTCACTCCTGAAGTTTCTGCAGCATTGCCTTCCTTTTTATCCAAATTAAGAGATAAAAGGTGTGCACTCAAAGCAGATTCAGCAAGATAGCCAGCAATTCCCTTGTGTCCCTTGGCATATGCTAGGTCAGAAGGTGTTTTACCTCCTGTTTGATATTTGGGACTTGGATCTGTTAATGCTCCAGGAGCTGCACCAAGTGAAATGAGGGAAGCAACAGTGCGTTCTCTggtagggggaaaaaaaaaaattacaaacaagtTGATAAGCCCCCAATTCAGTTCCCATATGCTAGGAGAGGAAAATGAGGTGAATTTAATCTGGTGACTTTACTGTCACGATATTATCCTGTTAGTGTGCAGAGTCATAGCTTGATTGCGCTTGTATTGGGTGGGAATATTTTAGATGACAACAGGGTTGTTAGGATTGTGGGGAATGGCTTATATGTAGGGGTTTGTGGTAGATTGAGGACAAGAGAACTGTGAGAAAGGAATTAAGCTCCGCTATATGGGAGAAAACCAGGTTCTCGAAGTCCTGGGTATGTACTGGATTTTccattaaattcaataaatcaACCCTATGTCTTTTGTTACCAAACCTGTTCGTTCTAGCTCTCCGTGCTCTGTCTATCACAAGTTCAAGCTAGAAACAAACCAGGAAAAGAAAGATAactgaaattgaaaataagatgatattaaaaaaaacaataaatcatTTGGATTATTACTCACTAACTTAGAAATGTCCTTACAAGTGATTTTCCAAGTGATTTTCTTTGATGATCTATTCGTTCCTTTTTCAGTCAATTCTCATAATAAGTAAATGCCAAATAAGCAGACTAAAACATTGCCCTTTTTAAGCTAAAAGGTTAATATGGGGTAAAATAGAGGAAATGTAACCAGAAACAAAGCTCATAATGGAAACACTGAAGAAAATAAGGTTGCTCACCTGCCACAAAATGCTGCCCAATGAAGCGCTGTCCATCCATTCACATCACGGAAATTGACACTTACACCTGCAATTATTGTAGGTTCCAAGGCCCACTCATAGTCAAGAGCAGCTGCAAAATGTAGAACACCTTGACCACCCTCATCTAGTACACTAGCGCCTTTTCCACCTTCAGCCACTTTCTGCAGGAGCCATCCATGCAACTTTCCTTTAAGTAGCTTTTGATGCAGCTGCTCCTCCACTCTTTCCACAGAAAAGTTGTTCTCTGATGTAAGCTTCAACATCTGGTCCCATTCATCTTCATCCTCTCTCAGCAACAAACTGATTTTACTGCTTAACTGGGATTTCTCTACTAGATTGTTGGGGCCAGAAGTTGGACAGGCAGAGTCGAGACATAATAACTTTCCAAATCGCAAATTCAGTTCTTCAGTTGTGCAGCCACTATCATCATATTTAAGATCCATATCTCGAACTTCATTGACTCGATATTCAAATTCTCGCACCTCACTACATGCTAATCTATTGGAACATGTCACATAAAAAGGGACCCTACCAGCCTTATGTAAGGGTGTATGGCAACGAAGAACACCATCTGCTATAACTTCAGCAGGAACTTCCACTTCCCCAAACATACATGACCATTTAGAACTTTCTGCTTGATGATCCAAGAATCTTCCTGTAATCAAAACCTGCAAGATTTATGGAATAAATGAGAGGGAAAATGATCCTGATGTAACAGGCAAAAAACTATGCCAAGAAACTACAGGTCTCTTAAAGATGACACATTTTAAGTGAAGTTGATGTGACTGAAAGACATAAAGAAGATGAGGTACCTTGACTTCTGAATCTTCAAAAGCCCAGTTCGGTGAGAAATCAATAATGGTAAAGAGCTGGTCCTGCGATAGAGAAGGACCTAACATATAAGCATCCAAACGTACTTGACTAGAATCACCATCAGCATTCTCTGCCTCAACAGTGTCCCAGTAGGCCTCTGAACTGGTTTGCATATGTGACTCATTGACATCTCCAAGTTCTTTACTCATCCATCGGTTAAAACTGTCAAGCTTCTTCAAACCTTCATCTGTAAAAGAGCTATCTAATAATGACTGTTTTATACCAGAAATGTAGTTAGGTTTTCCCTCCAGGAAAACATTGTTCTCCTGAACTGATTTCAGATCATACTCATGCTGTGTGTTTGGATGCTGTGATTGAAGTAACTCAACACCATTGATTTCTCGTTCAGAAGCTAGATTAGATGCTGCATCTTGATGCAAGTTCTGATCCGCAGGCCACTTGGGTAAGGATGAAGAATGGCCTCCAGAAGCCTGATGACAAGGCAATCAAAACCTGAACACAAattaatgaacttgaaaaggaacaagtaatctatatattttgttgtAATGAACAGCAATAAATAAAGATATAGAGAATGCAAACAATTTAGAATTTAGCTATCGAGTACAAATTAAATGGTTGAGGATTCATGTTACCTGTAAGAAACTTGCACAATCTGCAATGACAACTCAAATACTAACTACAAAGTTTTACCATATAAAAGTTTCATTCAGTCTCTGGGTTACCATACAATATTCACTAGTCTTCTCCCATAACCTAAATGAAACAATTGTTTACCAAGATTTCTAGCATTTATGCGAACTATTGCAAGAAAAGCATCTATATTCAGCATCATTTCAACTATATCTTCACATTTGGTGGAGATAATCTTTAATATAATGTAGTCTATATCACTTTATACCTGCCACTCTTCTTGGACCTGTGGTTGGCTGCCAAACTCCAGCCTCTTACCAATGCCCTCGGAGAAAAGCTCGCCAAAATTCTCCTGTTCTTGTTTTTGAACAATTCCTAAGCTCTCAGATTGTATTGCAGAAAATGACGGCTGGAGAGGTAAAGATTGAGTGCCAGCACTAGTATTTACCAAGATGTTTTTCCGTAATGGGAAGTCCAGGTTTTTCCGTGGCTCATAAGTAACTCCAACACTTTTACTGCCTTCATTT
It encodes:
- the LOC107425191 gene encoding calmodulin-binding transcription activator 3 isoform X1: MAENRRYGLGNQLDIEQILMEAQHRWLRPAEICEILRNYKRFRIAPEPANMPPSGSLFLFDRKVLRYFRKDGHNWRKKKDGKTVKEAHERLKAGSIDVLHCYYAHGEDNENFQRRSYWMLEEDLSHIVLVHYREVKGNRTSFNRIRETEDAETAPNSEIDSSFSSSFPPNSYQISQTTDTTSLNSAQASEYEDAESAYNQASSTLHSFLELQRPMAEQINSGLSDPYYPMMFSNDYQGKSSAIPGIDISSLPQTDINEGSKSVGVTYEPRKNLDFPLRKNILVNTSAGTQSLPLQPSFSAIQSESLGIVQKQEQENFGELFSEGIGKRLEFGSQPQVQEEWQASGGHSSSLPKWPADQNLHQDAASNLASEREINGVELLQSQHPNTQHEYDLKSVQENNVFLEGKPNYISGIKQSLLDSSFTDEGLKKLDSFNRWMSKELGDVNESHMQTSSEAYWDTVEAENADGDSSQVRLDAYMLGPSLSQDQLFTIIDFSPNWAFEDSEVKVLITGRFLDHQAESSKWSCMFGEVEVPAEVIADGVLRCHTPLHKAGRVPFYVTCSNRLACSEVREFEYRVNEVRDMDLKYDDSGCTTEELNLRFGKLLCLDSACPTSGPNNLVEKSQLSSKISLLLREDEDEWDQMLKLTSENNFSVERVEEQLHQKLLKGKLHGWLLQKVAEGGKGASVLDEGGQGVLHFAAALDYEWALEPTIIAGVSVNFRDVNGWTALHWAAFCGRERTVASLISLGAAPGALTDPSPKYQTGGKTPSDLAYAKGHKGIAGYLAESALSAHLLSLNLDKKEGNAAETSGVKAVHTVSERVATPVKDGDLNDRLSLKDSLAAVCNATQAAARIHQVFRVQSFQRKQLKEYGDDKFGMSDEQALSLIAVKSAKQGQHDEHVNAAAIRIQNKFRSWKGRKDFLIIRQRIVKIQAHVRGHQVRKNYRKITWSVGIVEKIILRWRRKGSGLRGFKSEALTEGPSKENSLSKEDDDDFLKEGRKQAEVRLQKALNRVKSMVQYPEARDQYRRLLNVVSEFQGTKVQFDTDPNNSETADFDDDLIDLEALLDEDTYMPTA
- the LOC107425191 gene encoding calmodulin-binding transcription activator 3 isoform X2 — encoded protein: MAENRRYGLDIEQILMEAQHRWLRPAEICEILRNYKRFRIAPEPANMPPSGSLFLFDRKVLRYFRKDGHNWRKKKDGKTVKEAHERLKAGSIDVLHCYYAHGEDNENFQRRSYWMLEEDLSHIVLVHYREVKGNRTSFNRIRETEDAETAPNSEIDSSFSSSFPPNSYQISQTTDTTSLNSAQASEYEDAESAYNQASSTLHSFLELQRPMAEQINSGLSDPYYPMMFSNDYQGKSSAIPGIDISSLPQTDINEGSKSVGVTYEPRKNLDFPLRKNILVNTSAGTQSLPLQPSFSAIQSESLGIVQKQEQENFGELFSEGIGKRLEFGSQPQVQEEWQASGGHSSSLPKWPADQNLHQDAASNLASEREINGVELLQSQHPNTQHEYDLKSVQENNVFLEGKPNYISGIKQSLLDSSFTDEGLKKLDSFNRWMSKELGDVNESHMQTSSEAYWDTVEAENADGDSSQVRLDAYMLGPSLSQDQLFTIIDFSPNWAFEDSEVKVLITGRFLDHQAESSKWSCMFGEVEVPAEVIADGVLRCHTPLHKAGRVPFYVTCSNRLACSEVREFEYRVNEVRDMDLKYDDSGCTTEELNLRFGKLLCLDSACPTSGPNNLVEKSQLSSKISLLLREDEDEWDQMLKLTSENNFSVERVEEQLHQKLLKGKLHGWLLQKVAEGGKGASVLDEGGQGVLHFAAALDYEWALEPTIIAGVSVNFRDVNGWTALHWAAFCGRERTVASLISLGAAPGALTDPSPKYQTGGKTPSDLAYAKGHKGIAGYLAESALSAHLLSLNLDKKEGNAAETSGVKAVHTVSERVATPVKDGDLNDRLSLKDSLAAVCNATQAAARIHQVFRVQSFQRKQLKEYGDDKFGMSDEQALSLIAVKSAKQGQHDEHVNAAAIRIQNKFRSWKGRKDFLIIRQRIVKIQAHVRGHQVRKNYRKITWSVGIVEKIILRWRRKGSGLRGFKSEALTEGPSKENSLSKEDDDDFLKEGRKQAEVRLQKALNRVKSMVQYPEARDQYRRLLNVVSEFQGTKVQFDTDPNNSETADFDDDLIDLEALLDEDTYMPTA